The Bacteroidia bacterium sequence AGCGAAGTACCGAAGCGAAGCGTAGTGCGGAATGCCCCGACCCTTGCGTCAGCAAGGGGCACGCCCAAAAAAATTAAATTCTAAAAATCAACTTCATGCCTTTTAGAATATTTGCCCATAAAACTTGCTGCTTAATTTGTAAGCTTTATCTGGTTCATCGCACTTGCTTTGCAAAATTTTACCTTTGCAGTATGAAAGTAGCAGTCATAGGTTCAGGAGCAAGAGAGCATGCTCTAGCACACGCTATCCAAAAAAGTCCGAGATGCGAAAAAGTGTATGCTATCCCAGGCAACCCAGGTATGTCAATAATGAAAATAGAGTGTGTATATGATATTTCAGCCAATGACTTTGAACGCATAAAATCCTTTTGCAAAGAAAAAGAAATTGACTTTTTAGTGGTAGGTCCCGAAGCGCCCTTAGTACAAGGAATAGCAGACATCTTTAAGGGGGAAAAAACTTTTGTCATAGGTCCTAACGCCCGAGCAGCCCAATTGGAAGGCAGCAAGTCCTTTACTAAATCTTTTTTGACAAAATATCAAATTCCTACGGCATCGTATAAAGTATTTCATAAATCAGAAATACAACAAGCTTTGGAGTACATTAAAACTCACTCTTTACCTGTTGTTCTTAAAGCAGATGGCTTAGCAGCAGGCAAAGGCGTAATTATCGCACAAACGCAGTCAGATGCCCAAGAAGCCCTTTTATCTATGATGCAACAGGATAAATTTGGTAAAGCTGGGCATACCGTAGTTATAGAGGAGTTTATGCAAGGTATTGAACTTTCAGCATTTGTACTGTGTGATGGAAAATATTATACCCTTTTACCTGAAGCCAAAGACTACAAAAGAATTGGAGAGGGAGATACAGGTTTGAATACGGGCGGAATGGGCGCAGTAAGTCCTGTACCTTTTGCAGATGAAGCGTTCATGAAAAAAGTAGAAACAGAGATTGTACAACCTACTATACGAGGTTTAATTGAGGAAGGCATTGAGTATGTAGGAATTTTGTTTATAGGCTTGATGAATGTCAATGGCAATCCCAAGGTAGTAGAATTTAATTGCCGCTTTGGCGATCCTGAAGCGCAAGTTATTTTGCAACGTGTAGAAAATGACTGGATAGAAATTTTTGAACATATCCGCCAGCAAACTTTACATGAGTGTAGAATCAAAATAAAAAAACAGCACGCGATAGGTATAGTATTAGCTAGTCAGGGTTATCCTGAACAGTTTGAAACAGGTAAAATTATTACAAACTATCATTCTACGGAGGATTATGTAGTGTATCATGCGGGGACAAAGTGGCAAAATGGGCAATTGGTAAATGCAGGCGGGCGAGTTATGAGTGTAGTAGCTCAAGGAGATA is a genomic window containing:
- the purD gene encoding phosphoribosylamine--glycine ligase; translation: MKVAVIGSGAREHALAHAIQKSPRCEKVYAIPGNPGMSIMKIECVYDISANDFERIKSFCKEKEIDFLVVGPEAPLVQGIADIFKGEKTFVIGPNARAAQLEGSKSFTKSFLTKYQIPTASYKVFHKSEIQQALEYIKTHSLPVVLKADGLAAGKGVIIAQTQSDAQEALLSMMQQDKFGKAGHTVVIEEFMQGIELSAFVLCDGKYYTLLPEAKDYKRIGEGDTGLNTGGMGAVSPVPFADEAFMKKVETEIVQPTIRGLIEEGIEYVGILFIGLMNVNGNPKVVEFNCRFGDPEAQVILQRVENDWIEIFEHIRQQTLHECRIKIKKQHAIGIVLASQGYPEQFETGKIITNYHSTEDYVVYHAGTKWQNGQLVNAGGRVMSVVAQGDSLSEAKFKALKGAAQVQFENKYYRKDIGFEFLN